One window of the Salvia splendens isolate huo1 chromosome 1, SspV2, whole genome shotgun sequence genome contains the following:
- the LOC121760311 gene encoding uncharacterized protein LOC121760311 produces the protein MNRRRVHVKRNDGDKLRVICKGQGCEWYVYLRKHEIHNGRDYVVMNMQRDHAHTCSQVLDLKWLTAKWLGERYMKKIKASPHIPLAAIRQCVDEDFGLKIGRMKAYRAREHALDGIFGSVATQYRNLFYYKAEFERMHTDSSIHIHYENTRDGAVCPRFLRFYCCLGPLKKGWMQLCRTIIFFGACFLQGMYKGQLMTTMGIDSNNGWWPIAWAVTEAESYVQWKWVVEYLSDDLNLHANGPRYVFMSDQQKGLAKLIVEEFRQSEHRFCVQHKYNNFKKRFVGKFQRPVTGDYLEYHPRTLCGQDGCFADRPKEEGVNPVTTHSELTTALPVNLDASGEEDSNTAIKSELESISATEEEKANMADQENDPEISSLYAHLDGEPLQAIVTTL, from the exons ATGAACAGAAGGCGGGTGCACGTGAAAAGAAATGACGGCGACAAACTTCGTGTGATTTGTAAAGGGCAAGGCTGTGAGTGGTATGTGTACTTGAGGAAGCACGAAATACACAACGGTCGGGATTACGTCGTGATGAATATGCAACGCGATCACGCGCACACATGCTCTCAGGTGTTGGATTTGAAGTGGCTGACGGCAAAATGGCTAGGTGAGCGTTATATGAAGAAGATCAAAGCCAGCCCTCACATTCCACTTGCAGCTATACGGCAGTGTGTCGATGAAGATTTTGGCCTGAAGATAGGTAGGATGAAGGCATATCGGGCCAGAGAGCATGCATTGGACGGCATATTCGGCTCTGTGGCAACCCAATACAGAAACTTGTTCTACTACAAAGCTGAATTTGAGCGGATGCACACTGATTCCAGCATACATATACATTATGAGAATACGAGGGATGGCGCCGTATGTCCGAGATTCCTGAGGTTCTACTGCTGTCTAGGACCATTGAAAAAGGGATGGATGCAGTTATGTCGGACAATTATCTTCTTCGGCGCTTGTTTCTTGCAAGGGATGTACAAAGGACAGCTCATGACAACAATGGGGATTGATTCCAACAATGGCTGGTGGCCGATTGCTTGGGCTGTGACTGAGGCCGAGAGTTATGTCCAGTGGAAGTGGGTCGTGGAGTACTTATCTGATGACCTTAACTTGCATGCAAATGGCCCACGATATGTGTTTATGTCTGACCAACAAAAG GGCCTTGCAAAGTTGATTGTTGAGGAATTCCGACAGAGCGAGCATCGCTTCTGTGTTCAGCACAaatacaacaatttcaagaagagATTTGTCGGAAAATTTCAAAGACCGGTTACGGGAGATTACCTCGAGTACCACCCTCGAACATTATGTGGACAAGATGGATGCTTTGCAGACCGA CCAAAGGAAGAAGGGGTAAATCCAGTCACCACTCATTCAGAATTAACCACTGCCTTGCCTGTTAACTTGGATGCGAGCGGTGAGGAGGATAGCAACACAGCCATCAAGAGTGAACTGGAATCAATATCCGCAACTGAAGAGGAGAAAGCCAACATGGCTGACCAAGAAAATGATCCCGAGATAAGCTCGTTGTACGCTCACTTGGATGGCGAACCACTGCAAGCAATCGTCACGACCCTATGA